A region of the Kaistia geumhonensis genome:
AGCAGCGCCGGCAACGTCGTCGTGCCGGGCGTCGTCACCTCGGCCGGGATGACCGTGCGCAGCTCGAGGTCGAGATCGGTGGCGAGGATCGACAGGCGGCCGCCCTCGGCGACCAGCTTGACGTGAGCGAGGATCGGAATCGTTGTGCGGCGCTCGACCACGCGGCTCGCGGCGGCGAGCGCGCCTTTCAGGTCGGCAACGGCGACGGAGAGCGACAGTCCGACGCCTACGGAAACACTGCTCATGGTCTAGTCCTTTCGCGGCCACGGCCAGGAGAGGCCGGCGAGATCCTCGATTCCGCCGCGCGTCCAGAGCGCCGGGAGATCGGCGACCTCGGGCGGCGGTGCGACGGCGGCGACGACGGGGGCGAAGACCGCGACCGGATCAGCGGCCGGACGCTTGAGGCGCTCGGCCATGACGAGGACGCGCTTCACGCCCTCCATCAGCGCGCGCAACAGCGCCGGCGAGGCGCCGCGCGTGACGGCCGTCAGCAGGTCGAGATCATCGTCGGACGGCTCGAAGGGCGCGGCATAGCGGCGGAGGATCGCGAAGCGCTCTTCCTCGCCGGGCAGGTCGACCGACAGCTGCATGTTGAAGCGCCGCCAGAGCGCGGGATCGAGAACGTCTTGACGGTTCGTCGCGGCCATGGCGATGCCGCCGAACATCTCGATCCGGCGCAACATCACGTTGAGAGCGGACGCCATCTCGACGCTGGCGCCCTGGTCGTTCATGCGCTTGCTGCCGATCGAGTCCACTTCGTCGAAGAAGACGACGGCGCCGCCCTCGGTGGCCTTCATCGCGTCGAACAGCTTGCTGATGTTATTGCCCGTGCCGCCGAGGCTCGCCTCGACGAGGCTCTCAGAACGTACGCAGGCGAGCGGCAGGCCGAGGCGGGCCGCGAAGTGATGCGCCAGCGTCGTCTTTCCGCAGCCGGGCGGGCCGTAGAGCAGCATCGACCGGCGCGGCGTGAGACCGACCGCGTCGAGCGCATCGGCGGCGCGGATCTCGGCAAGCCAATCGAACACGGCGGCGCGGACGGCCGGGGCGAGGATCGGCTCCTCGGCCTCTTGCGGGAACAGGACATCGGCGAAGCGGCCGAGGCGCTGCTCGATATCCGCCTGCTTGGCGGTGCGGAGCGCGCGCTTCATTCCGCGCCTCCTTCGGGCTTGCCCTCATCGGAGCCTTTGTCGTCACCGGCCTTGCCCTTGGGCGGCTTGGTGCGGCGCCAGGCCTTCGGGATCTCCATGCCGTCGGAACCGGTCGCGGCGCACCATCCCTCGTCCCATGCGGCACGGCGCGGATCACCGGCGACGAAGGGATTGGCGAGGATCGACACGCCCTCATGCGCGGCCTTGTGGCCGGCATCGCGGGCCGCCTCGATCTCGGCCGGGCCGAGCGTCGCCGGAACAGCCTGTGCCTCATCGGGCGCCTGCTCAGGCTCCCCCTCGGGCGGCTGCTCCTCGGTCATGCGGCGTCTGGCCTCGTCGCCGAGCGGCGTCCCGTCGAGCATGCCGAGCGAGGCGCGATAGATCTCGGCCAGCTCTTCCGTCTCGCG
Encoded here:
- a CDS encoding ATP-binding protein gives rise to the protein MKRALRTAKQADIEQRLGRFADVLFPQEAEEPILAPAVRAAVFDWLAEIRAADALDAVGLTPRRSMLLYGPPGCGKTTLAHHFAARLGLPLACVRSESLVEASLGGTGNNISKLFDAMKATEGGAVVFFDEVDSIGSKRMNDQGASVEMASALNVMLRRIEMFGGIAMAATNRQDVLDPALWRRFNMQLSVDLPGEEERFAILRRYAAPFEPSDDDLDLLTAVTRGASPALLRALMEGVKRVLVMAERLKRPAADPVAVFAPVVAAVAPPPEVADLPALWTRGGIEDLAGLSWPWPRKD
- a CDS encoding DUF2312 domain-containing protein, whose translation is MSSDGSNSAAMLRGFVDDLLRLEEAKADIAGDITDLKKRAKETGFDPKAIARIVREMRESESARRARRETEELAEIYRASLGMLDGTPLGDEARRRMTEEQPPEGEPEQAPDEAQAVPATLGPAEIEAARDAGHKAAHEGVSILANPFVAGDPRRAAWDEGWCAATGSDGMEIPKAWRRTKPPKGKAGDDKGSDEGKPEGGAE